Part of the Toxotes jaculatrix isolate fToxJac2 chromosome 8, fToxJac2.pri, whole genome shotgun sequence genome is shown below.
AAGCAGAGGCACAGTTTGTGAACTAAGTAATGGCCACTGTGAGGCAGACATCTGGAtcctctggaaaaacaaaaatattttgctgcagcatttcacTTAGAGTTTGCTCGTCGTGGGCTTCTGGTGGATTGAGTGAATGGACTGAATTTTTAAGGTGGGGATGCAGTTTTCCCCAAACTATGTAACTGTAagcaccagctgctgctccagtgtGAATTCAAAATACATCAATCCACAAGTTACCACCTTGACAAAACTGCTGTCACCACCAAATCACCGACACCTTGCCTTTGAGTTGGGGCTCATGTCAAAAACCAGGCCTGTGAATCATTTTAGGTCCTGGCCCGTACTTTAAGAAACGCTGTTATTTAAcgtaacaacaacaataataataataataataacagtatttCAAATAATAATTTGACTCCAGTCTGCACTGAAGAGAAAAACGTGAAGCACCTAaactaaacttttaaaaaaaatgcactttgtCCACCTGTGTTCACAGTGGACTAAATCCTGATTAGGCACCTTAATCTCTTATTATACCATGAAATGGCTCTGAGAGACCAAATCTGTTTTGTATGACTAGGAACTGAACCagtattttgccttttttttatcCTTAGTGTGTTTTCAAGGGGAGGAATATTATCCACTTTTCTAATAATATGTGTTGTTTCATATTTGGGTGTTTatatggctaaaaaaaaacctagtAGAACAATCACCTACCACTTTCTTTTGCTAAATTGCACAACTTTAGCccatttttaaatcatttctccttttgaaaatgcacattgtatatgttgttgtgttttgtactGTTGCTTTAAATCATGGGAATTGTCTCccacctctccttctctgccccCACACGCCCCCGTCTTGCTCTTTACCACTCTTGTCCACTCCTCTTTTATAAAACAAATGCCTAGATTTCATATGCACTTCCCAAGACATGTATCTGTAAACGTTAGCAGTGTCCTGTTGGTTCTCTGTCTCATTAAATTGTCTACAACACAtgtagacagactgacagacatcTTCAAAAGACTGAAcccattcagaaaaaaaaaaaaaaaaaaagactcttggaaaaaaaattcactttctCTCATGGAGGGAATCGTGATGCCTGAAGAAACAGCACAGCATTCCCTTTGTGGTGGGAAGTCTACCAAATAACgctcctcttttcttcactcTGTACTGCATTAAGAAGACAGGACAATAGACTGAAAACTGTCTCTACTACAGTTCTTCACTGATAGGGGAGAGACTCTGATGAAGCTTTGCCGATAAACCTATGTGCCTACATGGCTCGAATACTTGTTTGAACAGAATTTCACCGACTCTCGAACAAAAGATGGCGAGAGAAATTGTGAGAATTTGCTTTGGGAATCAGAAATTGTTGGGTGTTTTTCAAAGGAGGGTTGTTCAAACTGAGGTGTGATGCATGACCGAGCTCTGCTTTCTGCTGACGCTAAAAGATGCCTAGACACTGATCTGAAGTTGACTTTGGAAACTTCTGTTGTAAGTCCTTAAACGAATACCTTGGTGATCCgaattttattgtgttttgttgccAAGCACTTGTCACACTACACTTGTCACCAAGCACTTGGCACCTTTAGCtacataaaatgcattttaatgagTATCTTTGAAACTAGCGCTGACTGATAGCGCCAAGATAGCTAGTTTATAGCAACTGAGTGAGAGCTGAAaccatttttttcctgtaatgtgGCAAGTGCCTGGctatgaaaaataacaaattcaaaatgtcaaggTATACCTTTTGTCTAATACTGCATGCAATAACCAAGACGAACAACTTCTCAttttgtacatacagtattttggGTTGGTATACTTGGAACTGTAGAAGCCTAATCTGGGATTACCACTTTGTGTAGCTTTAATAATACGAGTTACTTTTTCATTTCCGATTTGGACCATGGacctgttttcttttaaaaattgtttttttttttttttttttttttcagtctttgacTCTACTCGCAGTTCGCAACATGTTAAGATCCTTTGCTATTTGGCAGCCATTTTATgcctactaataataataagtaattaTTTGAATCCTTGTTCATCAAGGAAAAAATACTACAAAATGACTGTCCACACTTAGCTTGTTTTAGTCCACAGGTTAGGCTTAATCCTGTATCCAGGTATCCAGCCCACAGTCTTTTACAGTGTGCTCTTTCTTTACTATAGTCAGTCTGTTTTGAATGGTTTTATATGTTTCTATCTATGAAAACTGTGTCATTACAACTCTGTCCAGACATCAGTGGATTGCTTGTTAACCGGCTCATACAATACGTACAACAGAGTAGTGCTTTTGAAATAGAATCTGTTTAAGAGTTCATCCCGTGTTGCCTGAGTGGCTTTTTGGTACTTtggttgcaaaaaaaaaaaaatatatatatatatatagaatcAGAACTCAACAGAAAAGACGTGCACTTAGTTAAAGGAACTggaaatctgaaatctgaactGAAATCTTTTTTGCTTGCCAAAAAACGTGAGGCTCAGCTGTTTTATAGGGATATCTtaaatagaacagaaaaaaagcagcacataaGTTAAAGCTCTGGAGGGAACTTTCCATCttttggagaaaaaacaaacaacaaaacaaatctgaaaaactAGATATGAAGTCAGGATCCCCCGACCTCTGCTGCACAGATTTCTTCTATCTCTTTATTCAATTTTTTCTGCTCACATACTGTAACAACATTTTGCCACATTGGCAGGTAATATTACCTCCATATCAGGTGAATAATAAGAGAATTAGTAGAAACAGAGCCAGCTCTTCTACAGTGTAACCCTGTATTCAGTAAATCACGTTTTCAAATATTTTCCCCAGGCCTGTTCAGGTGCTGTGTCTCTTCTGTGAGTTGTGATTTTATATGCTTCACTCATCATGTATCCCAGTTAACCTTGTGCAGTAGAGCTACAAGCTAACATTGTGATAGGAGTAGTTTACCTGCTGTCCGACTATGCTCATATGTCATATCTGTATCCTTCGCTATTCTTCTACTATAGTCCTcacttgtttttctgtatttagaCAAGTAGTTGGTTGAATGTTTCTTACAGCAATCAGAGATTCAGATGTTTTCACGATATAGCAGCCAGCTTTttggtaaaaaaacaaaaacaaaaaaacaaaattttgtcAGAATTGTAATATACTGTACGTATaaatggagattttttttttattcacttacAATGGAATTTTCACATTCTGGTTTTTCTGATCcaattttattttgctgacaGTTTTTACCCCAAGTTATTGCTTCTAATGTGCGTGCTTTGCTTTTAACCGTAAACTGAACAGTCTTTTCCTTGTTCCTGCTTCAATACAACTCATATTTCCAGACCTGTTTACTGAGTGATGACAGTGATCTCTCAGCTCATGTACTGAGTGACGGTTGGTTCCGTAGACACAGATTCTGTTGGAAGAAAACAGTGGCCTAACTGTATCCTCTACCTTgataaatgagtgtgtgttaacTTAAGGACAGCTAATATTTAGTCTGCCATTAAAAATTGTTGTCACCCCTGACTTTAACTGACATTTAGTCCCTTTTagaccctttaaaaaaaaaaaacccaaaaaacaaataagctgTGACATCAGTCCCGTAAAAATCCACCATGAACTGGTGCACCTTATCTTATGTGGCGCACCTGATGGAGGAGTCTGAGAATGAAACTGACTTACTTGAGCTTAGACGTTTTGCAGGCGATGCAGGCAAAGATGATTCTTCTGTCTACAACGTTCATGACCAAACTCCTCAACTGAACAGTTCAACTTGTTGGTGTTTTACTGTGTCTACGGAAGTGACATTTCCACCTACACTAAGTTATTTCTACACTCTACCTACCTGTACATCTGCAGTGTGTTTCAAACCGAGAGTATCTGTCATAAACTTTGATTAAACACCGTATATATGTGCTATGGCCTTTACAGGCTTGGTTTAGAGAGCTACAACTTTCTTTGTGGCCCCTGCAGTCATCAACTTGAAGCTACCAGCTGTGAGGCAAACAATTTGTGCAATGTTGATTTTAAATCCTGGCTGTTATTGAGGCTCTGGCTTGATTTTTAGCTTGATTTAGAAaagatttatattttatacttgTTTGAGGACAAAACCCAATAAATTTTGATCAAAAGATGTGTGCTTGTAAGCAGTATTCTGCGTGTTTTGCTTTGAATAAATGTGATGTGAAGAATTCTGGACTAAGTGCAGATGCAGAAAGTACTGCATAGTGTCCTATTAAAACACAGTAAGTCAGCCATTTGTTACCTCTGAGTTTTGGTGAGTCTTTGCAATTCATTTATCATCGCTGTATTAATTTTAGAGTATTTTAGAGTATTAGTAGAGTTTAAACAAAACCATCAGTGATGCAGTGCCATTCGTTGCAAATACAcagatgttttgatgttttggcttgttttcttttttttttgcagtctgtGAAAGGTGCAGTTGTTGAAATACAACACAGACTGATAATCAAATTCTTCTGCCTCAGACCTTCAGGCAGAAGATAACAGTGCTTTTATCTAGGAACATGTGGAACAGATTTgtatatgaaaataaattggACCCTCTCAACAGCTCTTCTGTAGAGAAAAATATTGAGAGGCAGAGATATTTGCATTTGGTGGAAATATGTAGGCAGAGCTTTGAatgtgacagatgcaaatactAGTCACGATGCAGCTTTGAATACTGAAATAATACCTGGACTCTGAGTGGCAACCCGGAAAGATGGCGTTGTTTGTGATTGGTGGATTTTAATGTAGGCAGCAATGAGAGAAGGGAGGTAAGTACAAGgacatcattttaaaatcagcgtgaagagagaaaagagctgACAAGGTGAATGAGGTTAGTACAACCaaagtttaacatttttaaagtgtCACAGATAGTCTTTTCTTAGGTGTAGGTAGATACCTGTGTGCAGTTTAAAAGAAATAGAAACCCTTACTTCTGCTCTCAGTTAAATGATGTGTGGTCATTGGTGCAGAACATTTAACCTGTCCCCAGTCAGCTGATGGTGCTTTTCTCCTCCACAGTAAAGATGCTGTGGAGTCTATTGCTCATCTCTCTGACTGGTAAGTAgctcaaaaaaagtgaaatagtCCGTTGTGCATTGCTGTAACTTTCTCCATACTCCCCAGCGGAGAACAAATAATTTACTTGTACGTGTACTGTTGAATGAGTATTCTGTGCTGTCATATTGCCAAGAATTAATCATAACTGCCAGTAACTTCGacatgactttaaaaaaaattgaaatggGAACAGGAATTGTAATGCAATCCCCTGCCgtttcacatttcacagcaaGTGTACGCTCCGACAATAACACAGGTAGGACTGATCGCATTTCTTTACACTAATGAGTGTAATTTCTCTCATGTAACATAAAAAAAGCATCATAGTATTTCTATGCTGAATATATAAGCAACATCGTGAactgacgtttttttttctgttttcagtcacagaTTTAAGCAGGACAAATTTAACAAGCCTTACAGGTGACACATCTCAGTCGTCAAACTACACAGCTGATAATATCTCATATAGTGCTGACAGAGCTATCGATGAGAATGAGGCAACGTGCGCTCACACCTTGAAGGAGCCCAACTCGTGGTGGCAAATTGACCTGCTGGATGTTCACAGCATTTCCTGCATCTCTATTTACAACGTAATCCATCATAATACTGACCTAAAAAGTGCTAAGATCTACGTCGGGAACTCTCGTGAGAAAAACAGCACCAGCAATAAAATGTAATACTTTCATGTTACTTTGAAttgatttatttcacattttcagagaTAGGTTTTACATGAGATGTGATTGTCCTCAGGGATTAGAGATGACAAATACGCTTGTAGAATAATTTCTGGGTATTAAAGACATTTCTCGTTTGCAGCTCCAGTGACAACAGAGACAGCTCTGTGGCTTGATTTCACaacgttaaaaataaatgtcacctCAATGTCACTAAATGCCACTGTCCTCTAACTGTATGttaatctttttctcttttccagaGTTAGAAATTTCACAGATTTCCAAACTGCCGTTCGTCTAAACTTTACTTTTGATAAAGTGAAGGGGCGTTACATCACTGTGTTCTCACCAGAGGACAAACATTTAGTTCTGTGTGACGTGAAGATCTACGGCATCAAAGAAGGTATGTTATAATGATCTCATCCACAAAATTAGGTGTTTATTGAGTGCAGTGCAAACATAAGAGTCAAGTGATTCTTGCAGGAAACTGACAGAATTTGGCACATGGGGTCATTTTTATGTTCAGTTGCAGACCAAAAGGTAGACAGGACCCATGTTGcacctttctctttttctcaaatGTTCACTGTTTGAGAAATCTTGccatcatttcatcatcttcCCAGCATTTTCTCTGATGCCATTATCAGAGAaaagttaagtttttttttcttctaaagtgGATGACTCCAGAGTGAAACATttgttgatttttaaaatgcttaTGTTTCCCCTAATTCTACTCAAAATTTAGTTTCACTTACAGGGACATTTTCACAGTActgtttgttggtttggttgttttttttttttttcctagagcCACCTTTTAAACTGatcaaagagaagaagacatgGGCAGATGCCCTGTACCACTGCAGGGATCAACACTTGGATCTGGCTTCCATCCTTGATGAAGAGGCCCAGGACTGGGCTGAGGTGATGGCCATGGAGGCTGAAACTTCCTTTGTGTGGCTGGGCCTTCGCTACACCTGCACCCTGGAGTTCTGGTTCTGGGTCGAAGATCATCGCTTAGATTACGATCGATGGgaaccaaatgaaaaaaaagaagagtgtaACATGAGTGGGGCCATGCACACGCAGGGGGGATATCACTGGTACAGCAAGTCTGACAATGAAACGTTTAATTTCATCTGTGCAGTGAAAAAGAAGACTGACTGAAGGTTTGGTTTTTCTCTGCTCATTCTTTTATTAAGACGTGTGGTAACGTGTATCTTTTgatatttgaattttccttcaaacgctgatataaaaaaaaaattaaaaaagagtccttatttgattttcgttttaaacacaaaaaaacaaaattgaaatacgaggcattttatttttttgtgggtcttaagggagtcctcgaaatttaaaaattacttagattttctttctctacttagcgtaacaaaatacaaaatcacgaaGAGGCAGAAATGGACCGTTTTCTCGTGTACACAGACcggatgttgtcattgttttcttcttcttttatttaatggAGACCTGCTGCCTGCTACCGGCTGTAGGATTttcgccacctactgttctttatttataatcaTCTGGGCGATCGGTAGAATCCAGCggccaggaagaagaagaagaaggtagCCTGGTTCCTGTCAGAGCGGTGTGCCCATccactttactttcttttttctttaaactgtaaatgctatttttttgcacattgttcctTACACTTGAATCACATGCACACTTCTGCACTttacccttttctttttctcctgtttgtgcttgtgagctgcctaacaagtgaatttctctgctgtgggatcaattaagtgctatcttatcttatcttatcttatcttatcttatcttatcttatcttatcttatcttatgtcagTTACACTCTGTTGGGCAggttcactttctctgtctgtggcttgttggcccttcttgtcacctatgtttgatgtcttttaatgagctttaatttgttttgaactctttattatgtgtgtaaaagtccaaataaactctgttgtgttacatcttttgatatttctttactgggaaggccacaggtgacacacacctttgaaagaaattcactgtggccTGTTTGAAGTAGGGAACCTTTGGTAAACTTCATATTgcaacatggttataatgaccatgttggaagacaattgacagcagattcactgtttgactttgtttgcttttgaacacaccttatatgacatatatagtttgcattatccagattcagactgacccactgcATCATTGGTATTTATGGAAAAAAGcagttgttctgttggttgtgttgttgttctgtagtgcctgagagcaaagggaaaccaaagtcagattccttgtgtgtctgcataaatctggtcaataaaactgattctgattgaagtctttaatgcataaagccatggagtcagactgaaagtaaACCCCTGGcaatttgtgatcatttcaaacacctgttctgtgttgagCCCccttcagacgttactgctgctttatgagggcagtcaccgcaggtccctcctaccatcTAACCCATTAGTTCCGTCCAATCAgtgtccagtttgagccgcgccaaaaatcagtcgcacctgttgcccatacgctaatcaaacccatgtgaccggggaggagagggctcagccaatagcagggcagaattttTCTGCAGGTGCGGGGAGACGCTGGCTCGAGTCTCCCGAGGAATACGGGAAGCGTCGGTAACGTTCTgctttgtccaagctctttttctggtaagtGGAGCGAACTGAGCTCattacctgtagacagaggaagtctgtgtgttcgtgtgttcatgtttaacgggttatttattattgtactttctggtgtacagtgaaagctgtggctgagagcagagagacgattcaggcctagtggagcaGGAACTTCGGCGTGAGCCCCAGACAGGTGGTTCacacagaacgtttaaaatgcagagcttgagttgatttgtgaccagaggctaacatgtttgattatgtgccgggtttctgcaggacggacgaagggatccagcggagcagccgagaccatcTGGGAGAAAGCAACGCgcttggcttcgctcatcggctctacacttatacgcgcgcgtgtgtgtgatctgagtgttggaggtgcaggcttgtgtcttcagctcggttgagatggactttgtaaccagtatagccgctttggagtttgggactggccaagtgttggcaaggcttagttgtggatggattcagtgagtGGAAGGCACGCGGGCCTTCTTAGAtttggagcgcgcgtttgcTATTGCTGGGccgttgcgtcggtgttgtcggtctgtggaagcatgtgtgcagttgtgatccggacacagctgtgcatgtatgtggaagcctgtgggcagatggtgttggcagcatgggttgagttgcgtTTCGTGTTGTCAGGCTTGATTGTGGGTAGTTGTAGGTGTGGATGGCCCTGGGGTCGgtttagggtgtgtgtgttcagcagtgtgggtgaggccatggccagtgagggccctcagctgcaccttgaagtgttgctgaatgtctAAAATTCcaggtttaatatccaaagcacaggctttggatattaaacctggaagtgagtgtgtgcatgcatgtgccttctctgcaggaaggatgagctgctccagaggatcatcagagggtaagagaaagcatgtaagtcagcattgctcagtgtttctacatttaaacatgtttgtctgtgtgtgtttagcaggtagctgcatctggctgagtgggactccagctcgGATGAagctgtggccagtgtggagctcaggtacgccccctgctgcatgtggaagtgttgtaagaggttttaacttccagggtttgacttgcctagcacctatggctaatgctgagtgtgtttctttgtgtgttgtgcaggatggaggagctgctgatccagagaaccatgaggatgcatgttggccaatactgctcagtgtttctacactgaaggattcatctgtgtacactccccagcaactgtgtgtgtactgcatctgagtggaagacctggggagaagaacctcaaggactcatcagtcaccgtggtcacgtgactgtaggcctgctgaagcagggatggaaccactgtctcaacatttctgcttcaaaagatggacactgcgtcgagcataacatcagtagttgtgcaggatggaggagctgatcaagaggaccatgagaagatgcaacTTAGCCAATATTGCTCAacgtttctgcattgaaggactcagttgtatcttgtaGTTTGTTGTGggttgttgttggtgtgtgtgttttcttttgtgtccagcaggtggctgcatctggctgagtggggctccagcttgaatgaagctgtggccaatgtggagctcaggtagcccttatgcacaatcttaaaaaaaattgagttttgatcagattagtatccaaagtcagattatttgattttttttttcttttttttttgctgcaggtgggtggagctgatccagaggaccctttgagaccaggtgcatgaaggtcACATTCTACAGTGTATTTACcagcatgcatgcatccatgtctgagtgtgagaatgtgtctattaaaatcagaaagaaggaagttcctgcttttgtctttaatgtgcTTCAGATGGGGCTTAGATCAATCcttggggggggagggggcactggggtctttttattttcaggctgttgcatcagtatgtggaagcacattatgcacTTGTGATCCGGAcgcaactgtatatgtgtggaagcctatcagcagatagtgttggaagcacaggctgtattgtgtagtttagtattgtcaggcttagttgtgggtatttggcactatatggatggcactggggtctgtgtgggttttgtgtgtgtgtgtgagagtcatagttggtgcttgatgtagaagaaaacttaggcatgcattaatgtctccttgtttctttctgtgtgcggcTGGCTGAGTGGagatccaactttgaggccacgggcaatgtggagctcaggtaaagcccctgctgcagctggaagtgaagcagaatattacaagttcagccactgacttgattagtatccaaaaccaatgtgattgtgtttttcagcaggagggaggagctgagtgagaggaccatttgagaccaggtgagcaagagtcacattgtagtctttctacacttatgcatgcactaatttgtgtgtgtgagtgagagcgTGTtctaggtgtatgtggggtggagccagtgaaggtgctgctggtgaggatagagtgccatcctgtgggagtgagggacacactgcaactgttgtgtgttgtcagagatctttgtggtaagtggattaaaaaaaaaaaaaaattagaaaagaaagatcaagggctgtttcaaaggtgttttgtgtgctgatgcttcctggttgtgtttctcttgcaggatggcagagcttattgggagggtcatgagagaccaggtgagatgttgcctgttggttaacattgtttagtgtttctacagatatgcatgcattcatttctttgtgtgtgtatgtgctttctctgcaggatccaacggatcatcagagggtaagagaaagcatttAAGTCagcattgctcagtgtttctacatttaaacatgtttgtctgtgtgtgtttagcaggtagctgcatctggctgagtgggactccagctcgGATGAagctgtggccagtgtggagctcaggtacgccccctgctgcatgtggatgTGTTGTAAGAggttttaacttccagggtttgacttgcctagcacctatggctaatgctgagtgtgtttctttgtgtgttgtgcaggatggaggagctgctgatccagagaaccatgaggatgcatgttggccaatactgctcagtgtttctacactgaaggattcatctgtgtacactccccagcaactgtgtgtgtactgcatctgagtggaagacctggggagaagaacctcaaggactcatcaatcaccgtggtcacgtgactgtaggcctgctgaagcagggatggaaccactgtctcaacaTTTCtacttcaaaagatggacactgcatagagcataacatcactagttgtgcaggatggaggagctgatcaagaggaccatgagaagatgcaacTTAGCCAATATTGCTCAacgtttctgcattgaaggactcagttgtatcttgtagtttgttgtgttgtgtgttgttgtgtttttttttttgtttgtttttttgtgtgt
Proteins encoded:
- the LOC121186127 gene encoding uncharacterized protein LOC121186127 isoform X3 — encoded protein: MSKDAVESIAHLSDCADRAIDENEATCAHTLKEPNSWWQIDLLDVHSISCISIYNVIHHNTDLKSAKIYVGNSREKNSTSNKIVRNFTDFQTAVRLNFTFDKVKGRYITVFSPEDKHLVLCDVKIYGIKEEPPFKLIKEKKTWADALYHCRDQHLDLASILDEEAQDWAEVMAMEAETSFVWLGLRYTCTLEFWFWVEDHRLDYDRWEPNEKKEECNMSGAMHTQGGYHWYSKSDNETFNFICAVKKKTD
- the LOC121186127 gene encoding fucolectin-1-like isoform X2 produces the protein MLWSLLLISLTASVRSDNNTVTDLSRTNLTSLTGDTSQSSNYTADNISYSADRAIDENEATCAHTLKEPNSWWQIDLLDVHSISCISIYNVIHHNTDLKSAKIYVGNSREKNSTSNKIVRNFTDFQTAVRLNFTFDKVKGRYITVFSPEDKHLVLCDVKIYGIKEEPPFKLIKEKKTWADALYHCRDQHLDLASILDEEAQDWAEVMAMEAETSFVWLGLRYTCTLEFWFWVEDHRLDYDRWEPNEKKEECNMSGAMHTQGGYHWYSKSDNETFNFICAVKKKTD
- the LOC121186127 gene encoding fucolectin-5-like isoform X1, yielding MTLKKIEMGTGIVMQSPAVSHFTASVRSDNNTVTDLSRTNLTSLTGDTSQSSNYTADNISYSADRAIDENEATCAHTLKEPNSWWQIDLLDVHSISCISIYNVIHHNTDLKSAKIYVGNSREKNSTSNKIVRNFTDFQTAVRLNFTFDKVKGRYITVFSPEDKHLVLCDVKIYGIKEEPPFKLIKEKKTWADALYHCRDQHLDLASILDEEAQDWAEVMAMEAETSFVWLGLRYTCTLEFWFWVEDHRLDYDRWEPNEKKEECNMSGAMHTQGGYHWYSKSDNETFNFICAVKKKTD